In Nocardia sputorum, a single genomic region encodes these proteins:
- a CDS encoding NAD(P)/FAD-dependent oxidoreductase, giving the protein MTGNTEVVVVGGGYAGVMAANRLTRRDDVTVTLVNPRPRFVERIRLHQLVGGSHEAMVDYGEVLAERVRLVVDTAIRIDAAERRVWLASGGPVGYDFLIYAVGSGSADPSVPGAAEFAYPITTLEEAQRLRPVLDATPATASLTVVGAGATGMETAAELAEQGRRVTLLCGGALGPYLHPRGRRSVAKRLAKLGVTVLEGPESRVTSVTRETVRLSGGHTLSSAVTIWTAGFGVPDLAARSGLSTDVTGRLRTDETLTSVDDERIVAAGDSAAPSDLPLRMSCQTARPLGAHAADTVLARIAGARPGAIDVGYFGQCIGLGRRAATVQFASRDDIANRFYLGGRLAAKIKEFACRNVVKELADEAREPGSFTWGFENDKRGRLLEAERGDALAST; this is encoded by the coding sequence ATGACTGGCAACACCGAGGTGGTCGTGGTCGGCGGCGGATACGCCGGCGTCATGGCAGCCAATCGCCTGACGCGGCGGGACGACGTGACAGTCACCCTGGTCAACCCGCGGCCGCGTTTCGTCGAGCGGATTCGCCTGCACCAACTGGTGGGCGGGTCGCACGAGGCGATGGTCGACTACGGGGAGGTCTTGGCCGAACGCGTCCGGCTGGTGGTCGACACCGCGATCCGGATCGACGCGGCCGAGCGTCGCGTGTGGTTGGCGTCCGGCGGCCCGGTCGGCTACGACTTCCTGATCTACGCGGTGGGCAGTGGCAGCGCCGACCCGAGTGTGCCCGGAGCGGCCGAGTTCGCCTACCCGATCACCACCCTGGAGGAGGCCCAGCGGCTGCGGCCGGTGCTCGACGCCACGCCCGCGACCGCCTCGCTGACGGTCGTGGGAGCCGGTGCCACGGGCATGGAGACGGCCGCCGAGCTGGCGGAGCAAGGCCGCCGGGTGACGTTGCTGTGCGGCGGCGCGCTCGGCCCGTATCTGCATCCCAGGGGTCGGCGCTCGGTGGCCAAGCGGCTGGCGAAACTCGGTGTGACCGTGCTCGAAGGTCCCGAGTCGAGGGTGACGTCGGTGACCCGCGAGACCGTGCGGCTCAGCGGCGGCCACACACTGTCGAGCGCGGTGACCATCTGGACCGCCGGATTCGGCGTGCCGGATCTTGCCGCGCGCAGTGGACTGAGCACCGACGTCACGGGCCGCCTGCGCACCGACGAGACGTTGACGAGCGTGGACGACGAGCGCATCGTCGCCGCCGGGGATTCGGCGGCGCCGTCGGACCTGCCGTTGCGGATGAGCTGCCAGACCGCGCGCCCGCTCGGCGCGCACGCTGCCGACACGGTGCTGGCCCGGATCGCGGGAGCCCGGCCCGGGGCCATCGACGTGGGTTACTTCGGCCAGTGCATCGGCCTGGGCCGGCGCGCCGCCACCGTACAGTTCGCCTCCCGGGACGACATCGCGAACCGGTTCTACCTCGGCGGCAGGCTCGCGGCGAAGATCAAGGAGTTCGCCTGCCGGAACGTTGTCAAGGAATTGGCGGACGAGGCGCGTGAACCGGGTTCTTTCACTTGGGGATTCGAGAACGACAAGCGCGGGCGGCTGCTGGAAGCCGAGCGCGGCGACGCGCTGGCCTCCACCTGA
- a CDS encoding potassium channel family protein has translation MTENRAVGRFSRALHNLLAVVCALLFYYFLPLEAVSFDRLSGVPALLAFVVGVAGLIWLARWRIRRYVRDPRATVGRINDVLLVVCVVVTFFALYYYVLELRAPGQFEGLHTRTDALYYTMVTLGTIGYGDVHAVGTAAKVATMVQVAFDLGVIGILIAISTSHIIQQLDEAQRNRPAGGAD, from the coding sequence ATGACGGAGAATCGCGCAGTCGGCAGATTTTCGCGGGCCCTGCACAATTTGCTGGCCGTGGTGTGCGCTCTGCTCTTCTATTACTTCTTGCCGCTGGAGGCGGTGTCTTTCGATCGACTGTCCGGCGTGCCGGCGTTGCTCGCGTTCGTCGTCGGCGTCGCCGGGCTGATCTGGCTGGCCCGGTGGCGCATCCGGCGGTACGTCAGGGATCCCCGCGCGACCGTCGGACGGATCAACGACGTGCTGCTGGTGGTCTGCGTCGTCGTGACGTTCTTCGCCCTCTACTACTACGTGCTGGAACTGCGCGCCCCCGGTCAGTTCGAGGGCCTGCACACGCGGACCGACGCGCTCTACTACACGATGGTCACGCTGGGCACGATCGGCTACGGCGACGTGCACGCGGTCGGTACCGCCGCGAAAGTGGCCACCATGGTGCAGGTCGCTTTCGACCTCGGCGTCATCGGCATCCTGATCGCGATCTCGACCTCGCACATCATTCAGCAGTTGGACGAAGCTCAACGCAACCGCCCGGCCGGCGGCGCCGACTGA
- the pgi gene encoding glucose-6-phosphate isomerase gives MSSDITATAAWRKLHDHHGTVAGRHLREFFADDPARGGELTVQVADLHIDYSKHRVNRETLHLLVELAREAGVVERRDAMFRGEHINTSEDRAVGHVALRLPEGSTMIIDGVDAGAEVHRVLRRMGEFTDALRSGAWRGATGERITTVVNIGIGGSDLGPVMVHQALRHYEDAGIGARFVSNVDPADLVAKLDGLDPATTLFIVASKTFSTLETLTNATAARRWLVAALGEDAVAKHFVAVSTNAERVAKFGIDTDNMFGFWDWVGGRYSVASAIGLSVMATIGKERFAEFLAGMHAVDRHFAEAPLEANAPVLLGLLGVWYSNFFGAESHAVLPYSNDLARFPAYLQQLTMESNGKSVRADGTPVTTATGEIFWGEPGTNGQHAFYQLLHQGTRLVPADFIGFAQPTDDLATSDGTGSMHDILMSNLFAQTKVLAFGKTAEEIAAEGTDPAIVPHKVMPGNRPSTTILAPRLTPSVVGQLIALYEHQVFVEGTIWGIDSFDQWGVELGKQQALALAPLLTAPEDPQAQDDSSTDSLIRWYRAHR, from the coding sequence GTGAGCAGCGACATCACCGCGACGGCGGCATGGCGGAAACTGCACGATCACCACGGCACCGTCGCGGGACGACACCTCAGGGAGTTCTTCGCCGACGATCCGGCCCGAGGCGGCGAGCTGACCGTCCAGGTGGCGGACCTGCACATCGACTACAGCAAGCACCGCGTGAACCGGGAAACCCTGCACCTGCTGGTCGAATTGGCCCGCGAGGCGGGCGTGGTCGAGCGGCGCGACGCGATGTTCCGGGGCGAGCACATCAACACCTCCGAGGACCGCGCGGTCGGCCACGTCGCGCTGCGACTGCCCGAAGGCTCGACCATGATCATCGACGGCGTCGACGCGGGCGCCGAGGTGCACCGGGTGCTGCGGCGGATGGGCGAGTTCACCGACGCGCTGCGCTCCGGGGCGTGGCGCGGGGCGACCGGCGAGCGCATCACGACGGTGGTCAACATCGGCATCGGCGGGTCGGACCTGGGTCCGGTCATGGTGCACCAGGCGCTGCGGCACTACGAGGACGCGGGCATCGGCGCGCGGTTCGTCTCCAACGTCGATCCCGCCGACCTGGTCGCGAAGCTGGACGGGCTGGATCCGGCCACCACGCTGTTCATCGTCGCGTCCAAGACCTTCTCCACCCTGGAGACGCTCACCAACGCGACCGCGGCCCGGCGCTGGCTGGTCGCCGCGCTCGGCGAGGACGCCGTGGCCAAGCACTTCGTCGCGGTGTCCACCAATGCCGAACGGGTCGCGAAGTTCGGGATCGACACCGACAACATGTTCGGGTTCTGGGATTGGGTCGGCGGCCGGTACTCGGTGGCCTCGGCGATCGGCCTGTCGGTGATGGCGACCATCGGCAAGGAGCGCTTCGCCGAGTTCCTCGCCGGCATGCACGCGGTGGACCGGCATTTCGCCGAGGCGCCGCTGGAGGCGAACGCCCCGGTGCTGCTCGGGCTGCTCGGCGTCTGGTATTCGAATTTCTTCGGCGCGGAATCGCACGCCGTGCTGCCGTATTCGAACGATCTCGCCCGTTTCCCCGCCTACCTGCAGCAGTTGACCATGGAGTCCAACGGGAAGTCGGTCCGGGCCGACGGCACCCCGGTCACCACCGCCACCGGCGAGATCTTCTGGGGCGAACCGGGCACCAACGGTCAGCACGCCTTCTACCAGTTGCTGCACCAGGGCACCCGGCTCGTCCCGGCGGACTTCATCGGATTCGCGCAGCCCACCGACGATCTGGCGACCAGCGACGGCACCGGCAGCATGCACGACATCCTGATGAGCAACCTGTTCGCGCAGACCAAGGTGCTCGCGTTCGGCAAGACCGCCGAGGAGATCGCCGCGGAGGGCACCGATCCGGCGATCGTGCCGCACAAGGTGATGCCGGGCAACCGTCCCTCTACAACCATCCTCGCGCCGCGGCTCACCCCGTCCGTCGTAGGCCAGCTCATCGCGCTCTACGAGCACCAAGTCTTCGTGGAGGGCACCATCTGGGGCATCGACAGCTTCGACCAGTGGGGTGTCGAACTCGGCAAGCAGCAGGCGCTCGCCCTGGCCCCGCTGCTCACGGCGCCGGAAGACCCGCAGGCGCAGGACGATTCGTCGACCGACTCACTGATTCGCTGGTACCGCGCGCACCGCTGA
- a CDS encoding NAD-dependent succinate-semialdehyde dehydrogenase: MVSERELLESVPTQLWIGGRPVDATGAGTFPVHNPATGEVLTNVADATPEDALRALDAAVAAQDSWAATPARERGEILRAVFERITARAEEFALLMTLEMGKALPESRNEVRYGAEFFRWFSEEAARVHGRYLHAPSGTGRIMVHKQPVGPCLAITPWNFPLAMGTRKIGPALAAGCTMIVKPASATPLTMLLLAQLCSEAGLPDGVLSVLTSSRSGAVTQPLLDDSRLRKLTFTGSTEVGKKLVEKSANRLLRTSMELGGNAPFVVFGDADVDAAVQGAMLAKLRNGGEACTAANRFHVHNSVLEEFTTKLVEAMESSVRLGPGADPDTTLGPLINEEQLRTVGELVDDAVAKGARVLIGGKAPDGPGWFYPATVLSDVPPQARILREEVFGPVAPIVGFDTEEQGLAAANDTEFGLVSYVYTRDLDRALRIAEGLESGMVGVNRGVISDPAAPFGGVKESGFGREGGTEGIEEYLSTKYIALT, translated from the coding sequence ATGGTGTCCGAACGTGAACTTCTCGAATCCGTGCCGACGCAGTTGTGGATCGGTGGACGGCCGGTCGACGCCACCGGGGCGGGTACTTTCCCGGTGCACAATCCCGCGACCGGTGAAGTGCTGACGAATGTCGCGGACGCGACGCCGGAAGACGCGCTGCGCGCGCTCGACGCCGCCGTCGCGGCGCAGGATTCGTGGGCGGCCACGCCCGCCAGGGAGCGCGGGGAGATCCTGCGCGCGGTGTTCGAGCGGATCACCGCCCGCGCGGAGGAGTTCGCCCTGCTGATGACCCTGGAGATGGGCAAAGCGCTGCCGGAGAGCCGCAACGAGGTGCGCTACGGCGCGGAATTCTTCCGCTGGTTCAGTGAGGAGGCCGCCCGGGTGCACGGGCGCTACCTGCACGCGCCTTCCGGCACCGGCCGGATCATGGTGCACAAGCAGCCGGTCGGCCCCTGCCTGGCCATCACGCCGTGGAACTTCCCGCTCGCCATGGGCACGCGCAAGATCGGCCCGGCTCTGGCCGCGGGCTGCACGATGATCGTCAAGCCCGCCTCGGCGACGCCGCTGACCATGCTGCTGCTGGCGCAGCTGTGCAGCGAGGCGGGATTGCCCGACGGCGTGCTGTCGGTGCTCACCTCCAGCCGCTCCGGCGCGGTGACCCAACCGCTGCTCGACGATTCCCGGCTGCGCAAGCTCACCTTCACCGGCTCCACCGAGGTGGGCAAGAAACTGGTGGAGAAATCCGCGAACCGGTTGCTGCGCACCTCGATGGAACTCGGCGGCAACGCGCCGTTCGTCGTGTTCGGCGACGCCGACGTCGACGCCGCCGTGCAGGGCGCGATGCTGGCCAAACTGCGCAACGGCGGGGAGGCGTGCACCGCCGCCAACCGTTTCCACGTGCACAACAGCGTGCTCGAGGAGTTCACCACCAAGCTGGTCGAGGCGATGGAGAGCAGCGTGCGGCTCGGGCCGGGCGCCGATCCGGACACCACGCTGGGCCCGCTGATCAACGAGGAGCAACTGCGCACGGTCGGCGAGCTGGTGGACGACGCCGTGGCGAAGGGCGCGCGGGTGCTGATCGGCGGCAAGGCGCCCGACGGCCCCGGCTGGTTCTACCCGGCGACGGTTCTGAGCGACGTCCCGCCGCAGGCCAGGATCCTGCGCGAGGAGGTCTTCGGCCCGGTCGCCCCGATCGTCGGCTTCGACACCGAGGAGCAGGGGCTCGCCGCCGCCAACGACACGGAATTCGGACTGGTCAGCTACGTCTACACTCGCGACCTCGACCGCGCCCTGCGGATCGCCGAGGGCCTGGAATCCGGCATGGTGGGCGTCAACCGCGGCGTCATCTCCGACCCCGCCGCCCCCTTCGGCGGCGTCAAGGAGTCCGGCTTCGGCCGGGAGGGCGGCACGGAGGGGATCGAGGAGTACCTGTCCACCAAGTACATCGCGCTCACGTGA
- a CDS encoding chorismate mutase — MSTPATTTGSESALPQTEAEIDKLRKEIDRLDAEILAAIKRRTEVSRIIGRTRMASGGPRLVHSREMKVLERFSELGQEGHTLAMLLLRLGRGRLGH; from the coding sequence ATGAGCACCCCTGCCACGACGACCGGATCCGAATCCGCGCTGCCGCAGACCGAGGCCGAGATCGACAAACTCCGCAAGGAGATCGACCGTCTCGACGCGGAGATCCTGGCCGCGATCAAGCGCCGGACGGAAGTCTCCCGGATCATCGGCCGGACGCGCATGGCGTCGGGCGGGCCGCGCCTGGTGCACAGCCGCGAGATGAAGGTGCTGGAGCGTTTCAGCGAGCTCGGCCAGGAAGGCCACACGCTCGCCATGCTGCTGCTTCGCCTCGGCCGCGGCCGGCTCGGCCACTGA
- the pcrA gene encoding DNA helicase PcrA → MDITVAPKTQAGRVVHPDPTSKPQFAGGNAAEGSQPAAIPEAPPTDAERERQRVEREQRRAEEAERLLDGLNPQQRAAVVHTGSPLLIVAGAGSGKTAVLTRRIAYLLAARGVTPGQVLAITFTNKAAAEMRERVTGLVGPRANSMWVSTFHSSCVRILRTQAALLPGLNSNFSIYDADDSRRLLTMISRDLDIDTKKYSARLLATAISNLKNELIDPARATADAESDDTELPGLVAKVYTEYQRRLRSANALDFDDLIGETVALLQNHPQVAEYYRRRFRHVLVDEYQDTNHAQYVLVRELVGHHVDDGAEDRVPPSELCVVGDADQSIYAFRGATIRNIEEFERDFPDAETILLEQNYRSTQHILSAANAVISRNENRRDKKLWTDSGEGDLITGYVADNEHDEASFVAREIDRLVDQGEANYGDVAVFYRTNNNSRALEEIFIRMGLPYKVVGGVRFYERKEVRDIVAYLRVLENPEDAVSMRRILNTPRRGIGDRAEACVAVHAEQRGIGFAAALRDAAEGKVALLNTRAQRAIAGFLDLLDDIRAAGERDDSDFPDVGNVVEAVLERTGYRAELEASDDPQDGARLDNLNELVSVAREFSSEAHNNAEAARQEGLLPEVGEGEPDPGSLAAFLERVSLVADTDQIPDEGSGVVTMMTLHTAKGLEFPVVFVTGWEDGQFPHMRALGDPTELAEERRLAYVGITRARRRLYLTRAVVRSGWGQPVSNPESRFLQEIPGHLIDWRRLEPAGSPGTRGIRRRGGDDDGLERDWTRGDGWSEPRPGLRDRGPRRPAPGGATRNNTNLVLAVGDRVSDDKYGLGRVIAAEGFGPLATVTIDFGTAGKIRLIPQYSRTLVKL, encoded by the coding sequence ATGGACATCACGGTGGCTCCCAAGACGCAGGCCGGTCGGGTCGTGCACCCGGATCCGACATCGAAACCGCAGTTCGCCGGCGGTAACGCAGCGGAGGGGTCGCAGCCTGCCGCCATTCCGGAGGCGCCGCCGACGGACGCCGAGCGCGAGCGGCAGCGCGTCGAGCGCGAGCAGCGTCGCGCCGAGGAGGCCGAACGCCTGCTCGACGGCCTGAATCCGCAGCAGCGCGCGGCGGTCGTGCACACCGGGTCGCCGCTGCTCATCGTGGCGGGCGCGGGCTCGGGCAAGACGGCCGTGCTCACCCGCCGCATCGCCTATCTGCTGGCCGCCCGCGGCGTCACCCCGGGCCAGGTGCTCGCGATCACGTTCACCAACAAAGCCGCCGCCGAGATGCGAGAGCGGGTGACCGGGCTGGTCGGTCCGCGCGCGAACAGCATGTGGGTGTCGACCTTCCACTCCAGTTGCGTGCGCATCCTGCGCACCCAGGCCGCGCTGCTGCCCGGGCTGAACTCCAACTTCTCGATCTACGACGCGGACGATTCGCGGCGCCTGCTCACCATGATCAGCCGCGACCTGGACATCGACACCAAGAAGTACTCGGCACGCCTGCTCGCGACCGCGATTTCGAATCTGAAGAACGAACTCATCGATCCCGCCCGTGCCACCGCGGACGCGGAATCGGACGACACGGAGCTGCCCGGCCTGGTGGCCAAGGTCTACACCGAGTATCAGCGCAGGCTGCGCTCGGCGAACGCGCTGGACTTCGACGACCTCATCGGCGAGACGGTGGCGCTGCTGCAGAACCACCCGCAGGTCGCCGAGTACTACCGCCGCCGGTTCCGGCACGTGCTCGTGGACGAGTACCAGGACACCAACCACGCGCAGTACGTCCTGGTCCGCGAACTGGTCGGCCACCACGTGGACGACGGGGCCGAGGACCGGGTGCCGCCGAGTGAACTGTGCGTGGTTGGCGACGCCGACCAGTCCATCTACGCCTTCCGCGGCGCGACCATCCGCAATATCGAGGAGTTCGAGCGCGACTTCCCCGACGCCGAAACCATCCTGCTGGAGCAGAACTACCGCTCCACCCAGCACATCCTCTCCGCCGCCAACGCGGTGATCTCGCGCAACGAGAACCGGCGGGACAAGAAGCTGTGGACCGATTCCGGCGAGGGCGATCTGATCACCGGTTACGTCGCCGACAACGAGCACGACGAGGCGTCGTTCGTCGCCCGCGAGATCGACCGGCTGGTCGACCAGGGCGAGGCCAACTACGGCGACGTCGCGGTGTTCTATCGCACCAACAACAACTCCCGCGCGCTGGAAGAGATATTCATCCGGATGGGCCTGCCCTACAAGGTGGTCGGCGGCGTCCGCTTCTACGAGCGCAAAGAGGTGCGCGACATCGTCGCCTACTTGCGGGTGCTGGAGAACCCGGAGGACGCGGTGAGCATGCGCCGCATCCTGAACACGCCGCGCCGCGGCATCGGCGACCGGGCCGAAGCCTGTGTGGCGGTCCATGCCGAGCAGCGCGGGATCGGTTTCGCCGCCGCGCTGCGCGACGCCGCCGAAGGCAAAGTGGCGCTGCTGAACACGCGCGCGCAGCGGGCCATCGCCGGCTTCCTCGATCTGCTCGACGATATCCGGGCGGCGGGCGAGCGAGACGACTCCGACTTCCCCGACGTGGGCAACGTCGTGGAGGCGGTGCTCGAGCGCACCGGTTATCGCGCCGAACTGGAAGCGTCCGACGACCCGCAGGACGGCGCCCGGCTGGACAACCTCAACGAGTTGGTCAGTGTCGCGCGGGAGTTCAGCTCCGAGGCGCACAACAACGCGGAGGCGGCCCGCCAGGAGGGGCTGCTGCCCGAGGTGGGCGAAGGGGAGCCGGATCCCGGTTCGCTCGCCGCGTTCCTCGAGCGGGTCTCCCTGGTGGCGGATACCGATCAGATTCCGGACGAGGGCTCCGGCGTGGTCACGATGATGACGCTGCACACCGCCAAGGGCCTGGAATTCCCCGTGGTGTTCGTGACGGGCTGGGAGGACGGGCAGTTCCCGCACATGCGGGCGCTCGGCGATCCGACCGAGCTGGCCGAGGAACGCCGCCTCGCCTACGTCGGCATCACCAGGGCCCGGCGGCGCCTGTATCTGACGCGTGCGGTGGTGCGGTCCGGCTGGGGGCAGCCGGTGTCGAACCCGGAATCGCGATTCTTGCAGGAAATTCCGGGTCATCTCATCGATTGGCGGCGGCTGGAGCCCGCCGGCTCGCCCGGGACGCGCGGCATCCGGCGGCGTGGCGGGGACGACGACGGGTTGGAGCGGGACTGGACGCGCGGCGACGGATGGTCGGAGCCGCGGCCCGGCCTGCGGGATCGCGGGCCGCGCAGGCCCGCTCCCGGCGGCGCGACCCGCAACAACACGAACCTGGTGCTCGCGGTGGGCGATCGGGTCAGCGACGACAAGTACGGTCTCGGCCGTGTGATCGCCGCGGAGGGCTTCGGGCCGCTGGCCACGGTGACCATCGATTTCGGCACCGCGGGCAAGATCCGGTTGATTCCGCAGTACAGCCGGACCTTGGTCAAGCTTTGA
- a CDS encoding GlcG/HbpS family heme-binding protein, with product MTISLDRAESLVAAARRAATDRGETVTIAVVDADGNLMAFARMPGASLPTIDAAQHKAAAAIALGFDTLQMAPLNDPGHLLPGAVSSGEPFVPHGGGVLIKTGGVLIGALGVSGATNPIVDHKIASAAARSG from the coding sequence ATGACGATCTCGCTCGACCGAGCCGAATCCCTGGTCGCCGCCGCCCGCCGAGCCGCGACCGACCGGGGGGAAACGGTCACGATCGCGGTGGTCGACGCCGACGGCAATCTGATGGCCTTCGCACGCATGCCCGGCGCGTCGCTGCCCACCATCGACGCCGCCCAGCACAAAGCTGCCGCCGCGATCGCACTCGGCTTCGACACCCTTCAGATGGCCCCCCTCAACGACCCGGGGCACCTGCTGCCCGGGGCGGTGTCCTCGGGGGAACCGTTCGTGCCGCACGGCGGCGGTGTCCTGATCAAAACGGGCGGAGTCCTGATCGGTGCGCTCGGAGTGTCCGGCGCGACAAACCCGATCGTCGATCACAAGATCGCGTCGGCGGCCGCCCGGTCGGGCTGA